Proteins encoded in a region of the Paenibacillus sp. W2I17 genome:
- the ilvN gene encoding acetolactate synthase small subunit produces MIRHTISILVNDQPGVLQRVSGLFGRRGFNIESITVGQSEEPGLSRMVIVTIGDDKTLEQIEKQLYKIIDVIKVVDFSLKPMVARELALIKVKAEPSERPEILGVVETFRASVVDVGPGSLIVQVVGDTDKIDAMIELLKPYGIRELSRTGITALVRGNV; encoded by the coding sequence ATGATTAGACATACGATTTCAATATTGGTAAACGATCAGCCAGGCGTCCTTCAGCGTGTATCAGGGTTGTTCGGTCGACGCGGATTTAACATTGAGAGTATTACCGTAGGTCAATCGGAAGAACCAGGACTCTCCCGGATGGTTATTGTCACCATTGGCGACGATAAAACGCTGGAGCAGATTGAGAAACAATTATACAAAATCATCGATGTCATTAAAGTGGTTGATTTCAGCCTGAAACCGATGGTAGCCCGTGAACTCGCCCTGATCAAAGTGAAAGCAGAGCCTTCCGAGCGTCCTGAAATTCTGGGTGTGGTAGAAACATTCCGCGCATCCGTTGTAGATGTTGGTCCAGGCAGCCTGATTGTGCAGGTAGTCGGAGATACGGACAAAATTGATGCTATGATTGAATTGCTCAAGCCATATGGCATTCGCGAATTGTCCCGTACAGGCATAACTGCATTGGTACGCGGCAACGTATAA
- a CDS encoding peroxiredoxin, producing the protein MAERLVGRPAPDFAMETVSGDGQDFGSVKLSDYRGKWLVFFFYPLDFTFVCPTEITALSVASEQFKALDTEILGVSVDSVHSHKAWINTPVDSNGLGQLNFPLASDITKQVAKDYGVLIEEEGVALRGLFIIDPEGELKYQVVNHNDVGRSVEETLRVLQALQSGGLCAMNWKPGDTNL; encoded by the coding sequence ATGGCAGAACGTTTGGTAGGTAGACCAGCACCGGATTTCGCAATGGAAACAGTATCGGGAGACGGACAAGACTTTGGTTCCGTTAAACTGTCCGATTATCGTGGCAAATGGCTTGTATTCTTCTTTTATCCTTTGGACTTCACATTTGTGTGCCCAACTGAAATTACAGCTTTGAGCGTTGCTTCCGAGCAATTCAAAGCTTTGGATACAGAAATCCTTGGCGTGAGCGTAGACTCCGTGCACAGCCACAAAGCATGGATCAACACACCTGTAGACAGCAATGGTCTGGGTCAATTGAACTTCCCGCTGGCTTCCGATATCACGAAGCAAGTGGCTAAAGATTACGGCGTTCTGATCGAAGAAGAAGGCGTAGCATTGCGCGGTCTGTTCATCATCGATCCAGAAGGCGAATTGAAATATCAAGTGGTTAACCACAACGATGTAGGCCGTAGTGTTGAAGAAACACTTCGCGTACTGCAAGCACTGCAATCCGGCGGATTGTGTGCAATGAACTGGAAACCAGGCGACACTAACCTGTAA
- a CDS encoding PAS domain-containing sensor histidine kinase — translation MISEFQDTVPQPTDGFPPVHLDNNKYENVLEHLDSGIMLFDSHGVLTFINVQMAKLLELPRSLLSGCTLMQMLHHPQMSRFKKKKILRIYRETIFHRKRYHELIDEYGRHWLVTVTYGDQMDGDFLFSVKDVSDYKQIEQTAYQNDKLAMLGRISASIAHEIRNPLTAIRGFIQLLRPHLLQLGKDEYARIILTEIDRANDIIYEFLNSSKPSAPQKTVISVDSLLKEVVLLTESEGLMKGCEIVLDEGDAPLNVSIDVKQIKQVILNMVKNAMDAIEEVGEEHTGLIRISTATENKFVQISIADNGQGMDHNTLVRLFDPFFTTKESGTGLGLSVSYRIIKNHGGTISVDSKKGEGTRFIIMLPLVY, via the coding sequence ATGATTAGTGAATTTCAGGATACAGTGCCTCAACCAACGGATGGTTTCCCGCCTGTGCATCTGGATAACAACAAGTACGAGAATGTACTGGAACATCTGGATAGCGGTATTATGTTGTTTGACAGTCACGGTGTATTGACGTTTATTAACGTTCAGATGGCAAAGTTGTTGGAACTTCCAAGAAGTCTGTTGAGCGGCTGCACCCTGATGCAAATGCTGCATCATCCACAGATGAGCCGATTCAAGAAAAAGAAAATTTTACGTATCTATCGGGAAACTATTTTTCACCGTAAGCGCTATCATGAGTTGATTGATGAATACGGAAGGCATTGGCTGGTTACTGTGACGTACGGTGATCAGATGGATGGCGACTTCTTGTTCAGCGTCAAAGATGTATCTGATTATAAACAAATTGAACAGACCGCTTATCAAAATGACAAACTTGCGATGCTGGGGCGAATTTCAGCATCTATTGCTCATGAAATTCGTAATCCGTTGACTGCAATCCGTGGGTTCATCCAACTGCTCAGGCCACATTTGCTGCAGCTCGGCAAAGACGAGTACGCTCGAATCATACTGACGGAGATTGATCGGGCGAATGACATCATCTACGAATTTTTGAATTCTTCCAAACCGTCAGCTCCACAGAAGACCGTGATATCCGTCGACTCTTTGCTCAAAGAGGTGGTCTTGCTGACCGAAAGCGAAGGTTTGATGAAGGGATGCGAGATTGTACTGGATGAAGGGGATGCCCCGTTGAATGTATCCATTGATGTCAAACAGATTAAGCAGGTTATTTTGAATATGGTGAAAAACGCAATGGATGCCATTGAGGAAGTCGGCGAAGAACATACGGGTCTAATTCGAATATCTACCGCCACGGAAAACAAGTTCGTGCAGATCTCCATCGCGGATAACGGTCAAGGGATGGACCATAACACGCTTGTACGTCTGTTTGATCCATTCTTCACGACCAAGGAGAGCGGAACGGGACTTGGACTTTCGGTGAGTTACCGAATCATCAAGAACCATGGAGGCACCATCTCTGTGGACAGCAAAAAGGGCGAAGGCACGCGGTTTATAATTATGTTACCCTTGGTATATTGA
- a CDS encoding 2-isopropylmalate synthase, producing MRKIYVFDTTLRDGEQSPGVNLNTREKVEIAHQLERLGIDRMEAGFPAASPGDLAAVNAVANAVKNVTVIGLSRSREQDIDAVKEALKGAQDPCIHVFLATSPIHRQHKLRMDKAQVLDTARSAIRYAKKTFSKIEFSLEDAGRTEYDFLVEMVNMAVEEGAAVVNIPDTVGYLSPYEYGNIFKHLKENVHGIEKVQLSAHCHNDLGMATANTLAAILNGADQIEGTINGIGERAGNTAIEEIAMALETRQEFFQAKTSLQLSEIARTSRLVSRLTGMVVPGNKAIVGANAFAHESGIHQDGMLKEKTTYEIMTPESIGLKESKLVLGKHSGRHAFRERLIDLGYELEEEALNRAFAQFKDLADKKKEVTDEDLLAVIEEKLQDAPEVYKLESIFVTYGDESVPTAKVRIATLDGETLEKQAEGNGSVDAIYNAIDQVSGEDVTLSDYSIKSVTHGKDALGEVHVVLTQNQVSVQGRGVSTDILGASARAYVDGLNQLIEKRKTYTNRVNVNL from the coding sequence GTGCGTAAAATCTATGTATTTGACACAACGCTGCGTGATGGAGAGCAATCCCCGGGAGTCAATCTGAACACTCGTGAAAAGGTGGAAATTGCCCATCAGCTCGAGCGGCTTGGCATTGACCGGATGGAAGCGGGTTTCCCGGCGGCATCTCCAGGTGACCTGGCAGCTGTCAATGCAGTAGCAAATGCGGTCAAAAATGTGACTGTAATTGGCTTGTCCCGTTCCAGAGAGCAAGACATTGATGCGGTTAAGGAAGCACTTAAAGGTGCACAGGACCCGTGCATTCACGTTTTCCTGGCAACTTCACCTATTCACCGTCAACATAAATTGCGCATGGACAAAGCGCAGGTACTGGATACAGCTCGTTCCGCGATTCGTTATGCCAAGAAAACATTCTCGAAGATTGAATTCTCACTTGAGGATGCAGGTCGTACCGAGTATGATTTCCTCGTAGAAATGGTGAATATGGCTGTTGAAGAGGGTGCAGCCGTGGTGAATATTCCTGATACAGTCGGCTACCTTAGTCCATATGAATACGGAAACATTTTCAAGCATCTCAAGGAGAATGTACACGGTATTGAAAAGGTACAGCTGAGTGCCCACTGCCATAATGACTTGGGTATGGCGACGGCCAATACACTTGCAGCCATTCTCAACGGAGCCGATCAGATCGAAGGTACGATCAATGGCATTGGTGAACGTGCCGGAAACACGGCGATCGAGGAAATTGCTATGGCACTGGAGACACGTCAGGAATTTTTCCAGGCGAAAACATCGCTGCAGTTGTCTGAAATTGCACGGACCAGTCGTTTGGTTAGCCGTTTGACAGGTATGGTTGTGCCTGGAAACAAAGCCATTGTTGGGGCAAATGCCTTCGCACATGAATCCGGCATTCACCAGGATGGCATGCTGAAGGAAAAAACAACGTATGAGATTATGACTCCAGAGTCCATCGGTCTGAAGGAAAGCAAACTTGTACTGGGTAAACATTCTGGTCGTCATGCCTTCCGTGAACGGTTGATTGATCTGGGATATGAGCTGGAAGAAGAAGCATTGAATCGGGCTTTCGCCCAGTTCAAAGATCTGGCTGATAAGAAAAAAGAAGTTACTGACGAAGATCTGCTTGCCGTAATTGAAGAGAAATTGCAGGATGCACCTGAGGTGTATAAACTGGAATCCATCTTCGTAACGTACGGAGATGAATCGGTACCAACGGCCAAAGTCCGCATTGCAACGCTTGACGGGGAGACGCTTGAGAAGCAAGCAGAGGGTAACGGATCGGTAGATGCAATCTACAATGCGATTGACCAGGTGAGTGGAGAAGACGTAACATTGTCTGACTATTCCATCAAATCGGTAACGCATGGTAAGGATGCATTGGGTGAAGTACATGTTGTGCTGACTCAGAATCAGGTTTCGGTACAAGGACGTGGCGTAAGCACAGATATATTGGGTGCAAGTGCACGTGCCTATGTAGACGGTCTGAATCAATTGATTGAGAAGCGCAAGACATATACGAACCGTGTAAACGTTAATCTGTAG
- the ilvB gene encoding biosynthetic-type acetolactate synthase large subunit — protein MGAQIPEVRSTDELREKWMKPEVISGSEILLRSLLLEGVDCVFGYPGGAVLYIYDAMYGFEDFKHVLTRHEQGAIHAADGYARASGKVGVCIATSGPGATNLVTGIATAYMDSVPLVVITGNVNSSLIGSDAFQEADITGITMPITKHSYLVKDVKDLSSIIHEAFHIANTGRKGPVLIDIPKDVSANKTLFEPSTEPVTLRGYNPRTVPNKLQVDRLAQAIQEAERPMILAGGGVVYSGGHEELFEFVEKTGIPITTTLLGLGAFPSGHELWTGMPGMHGTYTSNLAIQQSDLLINIGARFDDRVTGKLDGFAPHAKIVHIDIDPAEIGKNIATDIPIVGDVKTVLEIANKEVGRAERADAWRDQIKQWKQEKPYSYTDSDEVLKPQWVVEMLNDTTKGEAIVTTDVGQHQMWAAQYYKFNQPRSWVTSGGLGTMGFGFPSAIGAQMANPDRLVISINGDGGMQMCSQELAICAINNIPVKIVIINNQVLGMVRQWQELIYENRYSHIDLAGSPDFVKLAEAYGVKGLRATNKEEAARAWQEALDTPGPVVVEFVVRKDENVYPMVPQGATIDQMLMGDADE, from the coding sequence ATGGGAGCTCAAATTCCAGAAGTACGATCGACAGATGAATTACGTGAAAAATGGATGAAGCCGGAGGTCATTAGTGGTTCCGAAATTCTGCTGAGAAGCTTGTTGCTTGAAGGTGTGGATTGCGTATTTGGTTACCCGGGTGGCGCAGTGTTGTACATTTACGATGCAATGTATGGTTTCGAGGATTTCAAACACGTCTTAACCCGTCACGAACAAGGTGCAATTCATGCAGCTGACGGATATGCACGTGCAAGCGGCAAAGTTGGTGTTTGTATCGCTACCTCCGGACCGGGAGCAACCAATCTGGTTACTGGAATAGCCACGGCATATATGGATTCTGTGCCGCTGGTTGTCATTACGGGAAATGTTAATTCCAGCCTGATCGGCTCGGATGCTTTCCAGGAAGCGGATATTACCGGGATTACAATGCCGATCACCAAACACAGCTATCTGGTAAAAGATGTTAAGGATCTGTCCAGTATCATCCATGAGGCATTCCATATTGCCAACACCGGCCGTAAAGGTCCTGTATTGATAGACATTCCGAAAGATGTCTCAGCCAACAAAACCTTGTTTGAACCGAGTACTGAACCTGTTACATTAAGAGGGTACAATCCACGGACAGTACCAAACAAACTGCAGGTTGACCGTTTGGCTCAGGCCATTCAGGAAGCAGAACGTCCAATGATTCTGGCCGGTGGCGGTGTGGTATACTCGGGAGGACATGAAGAACTGTTCGAGTTTGTTGAGAAGACAGGCATTCCGATTACGACAACCCTTCTGGGGCTTGGTGCATTCCCAAGTGGGCATGAACTATGGACAGGGATGCCAGGAATGCACGGAACGTACACATCCAACCTGGCCATCCAACAGTCGGATCTGCTGATTAATATCGGCGCACGATTCGATGATCGGGTAACAGGCAAGCTGGACGGATTCGCTCCACATGCCAAAATCGTTCATATCGATATTGATCCGGCTGAGATTGGTAAAAACATTGCAACCGATATTCCAATCGTTGGTGATGTGAAGACCGTACTTGAAATAGCCAACAAAGAAGTTGGACGTGCAGAGCGTGCAGATGCATGGAGAGACCAGATCAAACAGTGGAAACAAGAGAAGCCATACAGTTATACGGATTCAGACGAAGTGCTGAAACCGCAGTGGGTTGTTGAAATGTTGAATGATACAACCAAAGGTGAAGCGATTGTGACTACGGATGTGGGACAACATCAGATGTGGGCGGCACAATATTACAAGTTTAATCAACCACGTTCATGGGTAACTTCGGGTGGTCTCGGAACGATGGGCTTTGGATTCCCTTCTGCAATTGGTGCTCAGATGGCCAACCCGGACAGACTCGTTATCTCCATTAACGGTGACGGCGGAATGCAGATGTGTTCCCAAGAACTTGCAATCTGTGCCATTAACAATATACCGGTAAAAATTGTGATCATTAACAATCAGGTCCTTGGAATGGTTCGCCAATGGCAGGAACTCATCTATGAGAACCGTTACAGCCACATTGATCTGGCAGGAAGTCCGGATTTTGTAAAACTGGCTGAAGCATATGGCGTGAAAGGATTGCGTGCAACGAATAAAGAAGAAGCAGCGCGTGCTTGGCAGGAAGCTTTGGATACACCAGGACCAGTCGTTGTAGAATTCGTAGTACGCAAGGATGAAAATGTGTATCCAATGGTTCCGCAGGGAGCAACAATTGATCAAATGCTGATGGGGGATGCTGACGAATGA
- a CDS encoding aldo/keto reductase, producing MQYSYLGKSGLKVSRICLGTMNFGPATDEKEAFRIMDAALDAGVNFFDTANIYGWGENSGLTEEIIGRWFNQGGGRREKVVLATKVYGSMHDNTDGPNNEAGLSAYKIRRHLEGSLRRLQTDHIELYQMHHVDPAISWNELWGAFENAVHQGKIGYVGSSNFAAWQIAIAQSEAKNRHFLGLVSEQHKYSLNCRLPELEVLPAAKELGLGVIPWSPLDGGLLGRNALQKLEGTRSGGIAGRIEQQQTQLEDFAALCRDLGEPQDTVALAWVAANPAVTAPIIGPRTLEQFETALKCLDVTLDEAVLKRLDEIFPGPGGHAPNAYAW from the coding sequence ATGCAATATTCGTATTTGGGTAAATCAGGCCTCAAGGTCAGCCGAATCTGTCTCGGTACCATGAATTTCGGGCCTGCTACAGATGAGAAAGAGGCTTTCCGCATTATGGACGCAGCACTCGATGCAGGCGTGAACTTTTTTGATACCGCTAACATCTACGGCTGGGGTGAGAATTCCGGTCTTACCGAAGAAATTATCGGACGCTGGTTCAATCAGGGCGGTGGCAGACGTGAAAAAGTAGTTCTGGCCACCAAAGTCTATGGCTCCATGCATGATAATACAGACGGCCCCAACAACGAAGCCGGCCTCTCTGCATACAAAATCAGACGTCATCTGGAAGGTTCCCTCCGCCGCTTGCAGACGGATCATATCGAGCTGTACCAGATGCACCATGTGGACCCTGCCATATCGTGGAACGAGCTGTGGGGCGCATTCGAGAATGCCGTTCACCAGGGTAAAATCGGTTATGTAGGGTCAAGCAACTTTGCTGCATGGCAGATTGCAATTGCACAAAGCGAAGCCAAGAATCGTCATTTCCTCGGTCTGGTTTCCGAGCAACATAAATATAGTCTCAACTGTCGTTTGCCTGAGTTGGAAGTACTGCCCGCTGCCAAAGAGCTGGGCCTCGGCGTCATTCCATGGAGTCCACTGGATGGTGGATTACTGGGACGTAATGCGCTTCAGAAACTGGAAGGAACACGCAGCGGAGGCATCGCTGGGCGGATCGAGCAACAGCAGACTCAACTCGAAGACTTTGCGGCACTCTGTCGTGATCTCGGTGAACCACAGGATACGGTGGCTTTGGCCTGGGTTGCTGCCAACCCGGCAGTAACTGCCCCGATTATCGGACCGCGTACACTGGAGCAGTTTGAAACCGCACTCAAATGTCTGGATGTGACTCTGGATGAAGCCGTGCTCAAACGTCTGGATGAGATTTTCCCGGGTCCAGGTGGACATGCACCTAATGCATACGCGTGGTAA
- the ilvC gene encoding ketol-acid reductoisomerase — MPVTTYYEQDAELNVLKGKTIAVIGYGSQGHAQAQNLRDSGLNVVIGLREGKSFDTAKNDGFEVLSPAEATSRADVVQILLPDETQASVYKNEIEPNLKEGAALLFSHGFNVHFGQIVAPKNSDVLLVAPKSPGHMVRRTYVEGFGVPGLIAIEQDATGKAKEIGLAYAKGIGCTRAGVIETSFREETETDLFGEQAVLCGGVSALVKAGFETLTEAGYAPEMAYFECLHELKLIVDMMYEGGLSSMRDSISNTAEYGDYVTGPRVVTEDTKKAMKEVLTDIQQGKFARDFILENQSGRAFLTATRRNEAEHPIEVVGGQLREMMHWIKK, encoded by the coding sequence ATGCCAGTAACTACTTATTATGAACAGGATGCAGAGCTTAACGTATTGAAAGGAAAAACGATCGCGGTAATCGGTTATGGTAGCCAGGGCCACGCCCAAGCTCAAAACCTTCGTGATAGTGGATTGAACGTAGTCATCGGACTTCGTGAAGGTAAATCCTTCGACACTGCAAAAAATGACGGATTTGAAGTTCTGTCCCCGGCTGAAGCAACAAGCCGCGCAGATGTAGTTCAAATCTTGCTACCAGACGAAACTCAAGCTTCTGTATACAAAAACGAAATCGAACCAAACCTGAAAGAAGGCGCTGCATTGCTCTTCTCACACGGTTTCAACGTTCATTTCGGTCAAATCGTTGCTCCAAAAAACAGCGATGTATTGCTGGTAGCTCCTAAGTCCCCTGGTCACATGGTACGTCGTACTTATGTGGAAGGTTTTGGTGTACCGGGCCTGATCGCGATTGAGCAAGATGCAACGGGTAAAGCTAAAGAAATCGGTTTGGCTTATGCTAAAGGTATCGGTTGTACACGCGCAGGGGTTATCGAAACTTCCTTCCGTGAAGAAACAGAAACAGATCTGTTCGGTGAGCAAGCTGTTCTGTGTGGTGGCGTGAGTGCATTGGTAAAAGCTGGATTCGAAACATTGACAGAAGCGGGTTACGCTCCTGAAATGGCATACTTCGAATGTCTGCACGAACTGAAGCTGATCGTTGACATGATGTATGAAGGCGGACTTTCAAGCATGCGTGATTCCATCAGTAACACAGCTGAGTACGGTGACTATGTAACTGGACCTCGCGTTGTAACTGAAGATACGAAGAAAGCAATGAAAGAAGTGCTGACGGATATCCAACAAGGTAAATTCGCACGCGACTTCATTCTGGAAAACCAATCCGGACGTGCATTCTTGACAGCAACTCGTCGTAACGAAGCTGAACATCCAATCGAAGTGGTTGGCGGACAATTGCGTGAGATGATGCACTGGATCAAGAAGTAA
- the leuB gene encoding 3-isopropylmalate dehydrogenase yields MADVKKIAVIAGDGIGPEVVAEAEKVLKRTEEVFGYRFETEHALFGGIAIDEKGTPLPEETLTVCKSADAVLLGAVGGPKWDNNSKELRPETGLLGIRKALGLFSNLRPAVVFDCLKDASTLKPEVLEGTDLMVVRELTGGIYFGEKFRRESAQGEEAVDTCAYNVTEVERIVRQAFEIAQGRRKKLASVDKANVLETSRLWREVVNRVAPDYPDVELEHVLVDNCAMQLLRRPSSFDVIVTENMFGDILSDEAAMLTGSIGMLASASLGEGSFGLYEPVHGSAPDIAGQGLANPIATILSLALMFRTTFGYAEGADAIEAAVSDVLNAGHRTSDIAVDKSTAISTTEMGDLIVAAIQKQA; encoded by the coding sequence ATGGCAGACGTGAAAAAAATTGCAGTTATTGCAGGTGACGGAATTGGCCCTGAAGTCGTAGCTGAGGCTGAGAAAGTTCTTAAACGTACGGAGGAAGTATTCGGTTATCGTTTTGAGACAGAGCATGCGTTGTTTGGCGGAATTGCGATTGATGAGAAGGGTACACCTCTTCCAGAAGAAACACTGACTGTATGTAAAAGTGCAGACGCAGTCCTGCTTGGAGCAGTTGGCGGTCCAAAATGGGATAACAACAGCAAGGAGCTTCGTCCGGAAACAGGCCTGCTGGGTATTCGCAAAGCACTTGGATTGTTCTCCAACCTGCGTCCGGCTGTCGTATTTGATTGCCTTAAGGATGCTTCAACTCTGAAGCCAGAAGTACTTGAAGGTACAGATCTGATGGTGGTACGTGAGTTGACAGGTGGGATCTACTTCGGTGAGAAATTCAGACGTGAAAGTGCACAGGGCGAAGAGGCAGTAGATACATGTGCATATAATGTAACAGAAGTGGAGCGGATCGTTCGTCAGGCATTCGAAATTGCGCAAGGACGTCGCAAAAAGCTGGCTTCAGTAGACAAAGCCAACGTATTGGAAACTTCCCGTCTCTGGCGTGAAGTCGTGAACCGGGTAGCACCGGATTATCCGGATGTTGAACTGGAGCATGTACTGGTGGACAACTGCGCGATGCAATTGCTGCGTCGTCCGTCCAGCTTCGATGTCATCGTAACGGAAAACATGTTTGGAGATATCTTGAGTGATGAAGCAGCGATGTTGACAGGTTCCATCGGTATGCTCGCATCTGCATCACTGGGAGAGGGCAGCTTCGGACTCTATGAGCCGGTACACGGTTCTGCACCGGATATCGCAGGTCAAGGCCTCGCTAATCCGATTGCAACCATCCTCTCTTTGGCGTTGATGTTCCGCACAACCTTTGGTTATGCAGAAGGTGCGGATGCCATTGAAGCAGCTGTGTCGGATGTATTGAACGCAGGACACCGCACAAGTGATATTGCTGTAGACAAGAGCACAGCGATCAGCACGACCGAAATGGGCGATTTGATCGTGGCGGCTATTCAGAAACAAGCGTAA